Proteins encoded within one genomic window of Siniperca chuatsi isolate FFG_IHB_CAS linkage group LG4, ASM2008510v1, whole genome shotgun sequence:
- the LOC122874945 gene encoding vertebrate ancient opsin-like, with protein MDSNSMPWSSGSYPPSIDSEVVTVAPTIFPRVGYSILSFLMFINTVLSVFNNGLVITVMLRNPSLLQPMNIFILSLAVSDLMIGLCGSLVVTITNYHGSYFIGHTACIFQGFAVNYFGLVSLCTLTLLSYERYNVVCKPKAGLKLSIRRSIMGLLFVWIFCLFWAVTPLLGWSSYGPEGIQTSCSLAWEERSWSNYSYLILYTLLCFIFPVTVIIYCYSKVLTSMNKLNRSVELQGGRSSQKENDHATSMVLAMIIAYLVCWLPYTALSVVVVVDPELYIPPLVSTMPMYFAKTSPVYNPIIYFLSNKQLRDAALEVLSCGRYIPHVPTSVSLNMRSLNSRSRLISLNRNVNTHSKVLPL; from the exons ATGGACAGCAACAGCATGCCGTGGAGCTCCGGCTCTTATCCTCCATCCATCGACTCCGAGGTGGTGACGGTGGCGCCGACCATCTTCCCTCGTGTGGGCTACAGTATACTTTCTTTCCTCATGTTCATCAACACAGTGTTATCAGTTTTTAACAATGGTCTCGTCATAACCGTGATGCTGAGGAATCCGTCTCTCCTTCAGCCTATGAACATTTTTATCCTCAGCCTCGCTGTGTCTGACCTCATGATAGGCCTGTGTGGCTCCTTGGTCGTCACCATCACTAACTATCATGGCTCTTACTTTATTGGCCACACAGCCTGTATTTTTCAAGGATTTGCAGTCAATTATTTTG GTCTGGTGTCTCTCTGCACTCTGACTCTGCTTTCCTACGAGCGGTACAACGTGGTGTGTAAGCCAAAAGCTGGTCTAAAGCTGAGCATACGGAGAAGTATCATGGGGCTGCTATTTGTCTGGATCTTCTGCTTGTTTTGGGCTGTGACTCCATTATTAGGATGGAGCTCCTACGGACCTGAGGGAATCCAGACCTCCTGCTCTCTGGCCTGGGAGGAGAGATCGTGGAGCAACTACAGCTATCTCATCCTCTACACACTCCTCTGCTTCATTTTCCCTGTTACAGTCATCATCTACTGCTACTCCAAAGTCCTTACATCCATGAATAAA CTGAACAGGAGCGTGGAGCTCCAGGGTGGGCGTTCCAGCCAGAAGGAGAATGATCATGCCACCAGTATGGTCCTGGCCATGATCATAGCTTATTTGGTTTGCTGGCTGCCCTACACGGCATTGTCAGTGGTGGTAGTTGTGGATCCGGAGCTCTACATCCCTCCACTGGTCTCCACTATGCCCATGTACTTTGCCAAGACCAGCCCTGTCTATAACCCCATCATCTACTTCCTTTCCAACAAGCAG TTACGCGATGCCGCTCTGGAGGTGCTGTCCTGTGGCCGCTACATTCCCCACGTTCCCACCAGCGTCAGCCTCAACATGCGCTCCTTGAACAGCAGGAGCCGGCTGATTTCCTTAAACAGGAACGTCAACACGCACAGCAAGGTGTTGCCTCTGTGA